From a single Shewanella donghaensis genomic region:
- the corC gene encoding CNNM family magnesium/cobalt transport protein CorC (CorC(YbeX) belongs to the Cyclin M Mg2+ Exporter (CNNM) family, and was characterized as belonging to a set of three proteins, at least one of which must be present for CorA to function.), whose amino-acid sequence MSDDIPPSTNARKKNWIDKISQMFQGEPQNREDLVDVIAGAEERDLITEDTREMMNGVLEVSGLRVRDIMIPRSQIVTLQIDSTVDVLLKTVIESAHSRFPVVNEDKDHIEGILLAKDLLKYGFKQSEQPFSLHQVIRPAVVVPESKRVDVLLKEFRSQRYHMAIVVDEYGGVSGLVTIEDILEEIVGEIEDEFDHSSVEDTEIKKISNTVFMIKARTPIDEFNEACGTQFSDEEFDTVGGLVSHAFGHLPERNESVVIDNIEFKVTNADTRRLIQLSVKLPDPKLLEDNDD is encoded by the coding sequence ATGAGTGACGACATCCCCCCGAGTACCAACGCCCGCAAAAAAAACTGGATTGACAAAATTAGTCAGATGTTTCAGGGCGAGCCTCAAAATCGCGAAGATCTTGTAGACGTAATTGCTGGCGCTGAAGAGCGTGATTTAATTACTGAAGACACGCGAGAGATGATGAATGGCGTTTTAGAAGTTTCAGGGTTGCGAGTACGCGACATTATGATCCCTAGAAGCCAAATAGTCACATTGCAAATAGATAGCACCGTTGATGTGTTACTAAAGACAGTTATCGAATCTGCACATTCCCGTTTTCCAGTGGTTAACGAGGATAAAGATCATATTGAAGGTATTTTGCTTGCAAAAGACTTACTTAAATATGGTTTTAAACAATCAGAACAGCCATTCTCCCTACATCAAGTTATTCGACCTGCGGTTGTTGTTCCTGAGAGCAAACGTGTCGATGTACTGCTAAAAGAATTCCGTTCACAGCGATATCATATGGCCATAGTGGTTGATGAATATGGCGGTGTTTCAGGCCTCGTCACCATTGAAGATATCTTGGAAGAAATCGTTGGTGAGATTGAGGACGAATTCGATCACAGCTCAGTAGAAGATACGGAAATCAAAAAGATCAGTAATACCGTGTTTATGATTAAAGCACGCACACCTATTGATGAATTTAATGAAGCTTGTGGTACGCAATTCAGTGATGAAGAGTTTGATACCGTTGGCGGCTTAGTTTCTCACGCATTTGGCCATTTGCCAGAACGTAATGAAAGCGTCGTCATCGACAATATTGAATTTAAAGTGACTAACGCAGATACAAGACGTTTAATTCAGTTAAGTGTGAAGTTACCTGATCCAAAACTTCTAGAAGACAACGACGACTAA
- the ybeY gene encoding rRNA maturation RNase YbeY — MSLELELDLQIAVEDTSKLPTQAEFELWVRTALGNTMEQAELTIRIVENSESQQLNNTYRGKDKPTNVLSFPFEAPPGIELPLLGDLIISVEVVELEANQQNKPLVAHWAHMVIHGCLHLLGYDHIIDNEAEEMESLETQLIEGLGFSNPYKEA, encoded by the coding sequence ATGAGTCTTGAGCTTGAATTAGATCTGCAAATTGCTGTGGAAGATACCAGTAAGTTACCCACTCAAGCTGAGTTTGAATTGTGGGTTAGAACAGCGCTTGGCAATACCATGGAGCAAGCTGAACTCACAATCAGAATCGTTGAGAATAGTGAAAGCCAGCAGCTTAACAATACTTACCGTGGTAAAGACAAGCCGACTAATGTATTGTCTTTCCCCTTTGAAGCGCCTCCAGGGATAGAGCTACCGCTATTAGGCGATCTCATCATTAGTGTTGAGGTTGTAGAACTTGAAGCAAATCAACAGAATAAGCCCCTTGTTGCACATTGGGCCCATATGGTCATCCACGGCTGCTTGCATTTGCTAGGTTATGACCATATTATCGACAATGAAGCTGAAGAAATGGAGTCATTAGAGACTCAACTCATTGAAGGCTTAGGTTTTTCAAATCCATATAAGGAAGCGTAA
- a CDS encoding PhoH family protein — translation MSTKVTTMNLYLEPSENRRLASLCGPYDDNIKQLERRLGVEIIHKNNHFTIVGLPRHAFNTNNLLKQLYIETQTVKGSTPDLEPERVHLAIQEVINLEAHSSAEDDTLHIKTKRGIIKPRNPNQSVYVANMAKHDITFGVGPAGTGKTYLAVAAAVDALERQEVRRILLTRPAVEAGEKLGFLPGDLSQKVDPYLRPLYDALFEMMGFEKVEKLLEQNVIEVAPLAYMRGRTLNDAFVILDESQNTTVEQMKMFLTRIGFNSKAVITGDITQIDLPRSQKSGLRQAIEVLSEVDDISFNFFVSQDVVRHPIVARIVEAYEAFDSKELALKAEKERQYKQRQNALNEQMANTTAEKASTENASAGNLPISQIEISKDGAINNES, via the coding sequence TTGTCCACTAAAGTCACTACCATGAATTTATATCTCGAGCCTTCAGAGAATCGAAGACTTGCCTCATTATGTGGTCCATATGACGATAACATTAAGCAACTTGAACGCCGTTTAGGTGTTGAGATTATCCACAAGAACAACCATTTCACCATCGTTGGCCTACCTAGGCATGCATTCAACACAAATAACCTACTAAAGCAGCTATATATAGAGACACAAACTGTTAAAGGTAGCACCCCAGATTTAGAACCTGAACGGGTACATTTAGCTATTCAAGAAGTTATCAATCTTGAAGCTCACTCGTCAGCTGAAGATGACACGCTACATATTAAAACCAAGCGCGGCATCATTAAACCACGCAATCCAAATCAGTCGGTTTATGTGGCTAACATGGCTAAGCATGACATCACATTTGGTGTAGGCCCAGCTGGAACAGGTAAAACCTATCTTGCTGTCGCTGCCGCTGTTGATGCACTTGAACGACAAGAAGTTAGACGCATATTACTGACTCGCCCAGCTGTTGAAGCGGGTGAGAAGCTAGGGTTTCTTCCGGGTGATTTAAGTCAAAAAGTCGACCCCTATTTACGCCCTCTTTATGATGCTTTGTTTGAGATGATGGGCTTTGAAAAGGTCGAAAAATTACTTGAGCAAAATGTTATTGAAGTCGCGCCATTAGCCTATATGCGCGGCCGAACCCTTAACGATGCTTTTGTTATTTTAGATGAAAGCCAAAATACCACGGTAGAACAAATGAAAATGTTCTTAACCCGGATTGGTTTTAACTCAAAAGCGGTTATCACTGGTGACATTACCCAGATTGATTTACCTCGCAGTCAAAAGTCAGGTCTTCGCCAAGCTATTGAAGTGTTGAGTGAAGTGGATGACATTAGCTTTAACTTCTTTGTCTCACAAGATGTTGTGCGACACCCTATTGTCGCCAGAATCGTGGAAGCTTATGAAGCATTTGACAGTAAAGAGCTGGCATTAAAGGCTGAAAAAGAGCGTCAATATAAACAACGCCAAAATGCCTTAAATGAACAAATGGCTAATACCACTGCAGAAAAAGCCTCAACTGAAAATGCATCTGCAGGAAATCTCCCTATAAGTCAGATTGAAATAAGCAAAGACGGAGCGATTAACAATGAGTCTTGA
- the miaB gene encoding tRNA (N6-isopentenyl adenosine(37)-C2)-methylthiotransferase MiaB, translating to MSKKLHIKTWGCQMNEYDSSKMADLLDDAQGYTLTENAEEADVLLLNTCSIREKAQEKVFHQLGRWKTLKDKNPNLIIGVGGCVASQEGKAIKDRAQCVDIIFGPQTLHRLPEMITQINNGDKAVIDVSFPEIEKFDRLPEPRADGPSAFVSIMEGCSKYCSFCVVPYTRGEEVSRPADDVILEIAQLAEQGVREVNLLGQNVNAFRGATHDDDICTFAELLRLVASIDGIDRVRFTTSNPIEFSQDIVDVYEDTPELVSFLHLPVQSGSDRILTNMKRGHMAIEYKSIIRRLRKARPDIQISSDFIIGFPGESNADFEDTMKLIEDVSFDHSFSFIYSARPGTPAADLPDDVTMEEKKKRLAILQDRITQQAMRYSRQMLGTVQRILVEGPSVKNPMELRGRTENNRVVNFEADPKCIGGFVDVEIVDVYTNSLRGTFIRGEDEMDLRRSLRPSDIVAKHKTDDEIGVTQFNPAG from the coding sequence ATGAGTAAAAAACTACACATAAAAACCTGGGGCTGTCAGATGAACGAGTACGATTCATCTAAAATGGCTGACTTGCTGGACGATGCTCAGGGTTATACCTTGACTGAGAATGCTGAAGAAGCAGACGTACTGCTACTTAACACATGCTCAATTCGCGAAAAAGCGCAGGAAAAAGTGTTTCATCAGCTTGGTCGCTGGAAAACCTTAAAAGATAAAAATCCTAATTTAATTATCGGTGTGGGTGGTTGTGTTGCCTCGCAAGAAGGTAAAGCCATTAAAGACCGTGCACAGTGTGTCGATATTATTTTCGGGCCACAAACTCTGCATCGTTTACCAGAAATGATTACTCAAATTAATAATGGCGATAAAGCGGTTATTGATGTGAGTTTCCCTGAAATCGAGAAATTCGATCGTCTACCTGAGCCTAGAGCTGATGGTCCATCTGCATTTGTGTCTATTATGGAAGGTTGCAGTAAGTACTGCTCTTTCTGTGTAGTGCCATATACTCGTGGTGAAGAAGTAAGCCGCCCTGCTGATGATGTCATTTTAGAAATCGCACAACTTGCAGAGCAAGGTGTACGTGAAGTAAACCTTCTTGGTCAAAATGTGAATGCTTTTCGCGGTGCTACCCATGACGATGATATCTGCACATTCGCAGAGTTATTGCGCTTAGTTGCTTCAATCGATGGTATTGACCGCGTTCGCTTTACCACAAGTAACCCGATTGAATTTTCACAAGATATTGTTGATGTGTATGAAGACACGCCAGAATTGGTGAGCTTCTTACATTTACCAGTGCAATCAGGTTCGGATCGCATTCTAACCAATATGAAACGTGGCCACATGGCAATCGAATATAAGTCTATTATTCGCCGCTTACGTAAAGCCCGTCCTGATATCCAAATCAGTTCTGACTTCATTATTGGTTTCCCTGGTGAATCAAATGCTGACTTTGAAGATACGATGAAGTTAATCGAAGACGTAAGCTTTGATCACAGTTTCAGCTTTATCTACAGTGCGCGTCCAGGTACACCAGCAGCTGACTTACCTGATGATGTCACAATGGAAGAGAAGAAAAAGCGTTTAGCGATTCTTCAAGATCGTATTACTCAACAAGCGATGCGCTACAGCCGTCAAATGTTAGGTACAGTTCAACGTATTCTTGTTGAAGGCCCTTCAGTTAAGAATCCAATGGAACTTCGCGGCCGTACTGAAAACAACCGTGTCGTGAATTTTGAAGCTGATCCTAAGTGTATTGGCGGATTTGTTGACGTTGAAATTGTTGACGTTTATACCAACTCGCTACGTGGTACATTTATCCGTGGTGAAGATGAAATGGATTTACGTCGTAGCTTACGACCTTCTGATATCGTAGCAAAACATAAAACTGATGATGAAATCGGCGTGACCCAATTTAACCCAGCGGGTTAA
- a CDS encoding FAD-dependent monooxygenase codes for MQQTSNVVEYDVVIVGGGMVGAAVAVGLGQLGLNVAMIEAYQPKAYLPEQPLDLRVSAISVASEQLLERLGVMEQLRTMRHVAYKGLETWEMDDFITRFHADQIGESHLGYFFENRLIQLSLWQQIDTMDNVHCYCPDSVATFERIEMSNSDVKSLSQGIQGIQGIKVTLKSGVELTASLLVGADGANSQVRQWAGIGITGWDYAQSAMLINVETATEQQDITWQQFTPQGPRSLLPLPGNNASLVWYDSNSRIKQLMQLNHKQLAEQIKLNFPSRLDPNFTVIDRGSFPLTRRHAQDYCRDNIVILGDAAHTINPLAGQGVNIGFKDVDVLIATIADAVGNDKPWWTESCLKQYQCKRYSDNLLMMSAMDAFYAGFSNDLLPVKLLRNGLLKLANHDNPIKKKVLKYALGLV; via the coding sequence ATGCAGCAAACATCAAACGTAGTTGAATATGATGTCGTCATCGTTGGCGGTGGCATGGTCGGCGCAGCTGTGGCAGTGGGTTTAGGCCAGCTGGGTTTAAATGTGGCGATGATTGAAGCATACCAACCTAAAGCGTATTTACCTGAACAACCATTAGATCTTCGAGTGTCTGCCATCAGTGTTGCATCTGAGCAATTACTTGAACGCTTAGGCGTGATGGAGCAATTACGCACTATGCGCCATGTTGCTTATAAAGGCTTAGAAACCTGGGAGATGGATGATTTTATTACCCGCTTTCATGCCGATCAAATCGGCGAATCACACTTAGGCTACTTTTTTGAAAATCGCTTAATTCAACTCAGTCTTTGGCAGCAAATAGACACTATGGATAACGTGCATTGCTATTGCCCTGATAGCGTTGCTACGTTCGAACGTATTGAAATGAGCAATAGTGACGTTAAATCACTGTCTCAGGGTATTCAGGGTATTCAGGGTATTAAAGTGACGCTTAAAAGTGGTGTGGAATTAACTGCGTCATTATTAGTGGGCGCTGATGGTGCAAATTCACAAGTAAGACAATGGGCTGGCATTGGTATTACTGGTTGGGATTATGCTCAATCAGCCATGCTTATTAATGTTGAAACAGCAACTGAACAGCAAGATATCACTTGGCAACAGTTTACCCCACAGGGGCCACGCTCATTACTGCCATTACCGGGCAATAACGCTTCCTTAGTTTGGTATGACAGTAATAGTCGCATTAAACAGCTTATGCAGCTTAATCATAAGCAACTGGCTGAACAAATTAAGCTTAACTTTCCATCAAGGCTTGATCCGAACTTTACCGTTATAGATAGAGGCAGTTTTCCGCTGACAAGACGTCATGCCCAAGACTATTGCCGAGATAATATTGTCATTCTTGGGGATGCTGCGCACACCATCAATCCGCTAGCAGGGCAGGGCGTCAATATTGGTTTTAAAGATGTTGATGTGTTGATAGCGACGATTGCCGATGCGGTAGGTAATGACAAACCTTGGTGGACAGAATCATGTTTGAAGCAATATCAATGTAAACGTTATAGCGATAATTTATTGATGATGTCAGCAATGGATGCTTTTTATGCTGGCTTTAGTAATGACTTATTGCCTGTGAAACTATTGAGAAACGGATTGTTGAAATTAGCTAATCACGATAATCCAATCAAGAAAAAAGTGCTTAAGTACGCGCTTGGGCTTGTTTAA
- the pth gene encoding aminoacyl-tRNA hydrolase has protein sequence MSQIKLIVGLANPGAEYAQTRHNAGAWYVQELARLCGATLAPDSKYFGLTARVTIDGKDVRLLIPTTFMNLSGKSVGALANFFRILPEEILVAHDELDMEPGVAKFKLGGGHGGHNGLKDIIAKLANEKGFHRLRIGIGHPGDKNRVSGYVLGKAPASDQEKMDAAIDEAVRSTEILLKEDMAKAMNRLHTFKAE, from the coding sequence ATGAGTCAAATTAAACTAATTGTCGGCCTTGCCAACCCTGGTGCGGAATACGCCCAAACTCGTCATAATGCTGGTGCATGGTATGTACAAGAGTTAGCTCGTTTATGTGGAGCAACGTTAGCGCCTGATAGTAAATACTTTGGTTTAACCGCTAGAGTGACTATTGATGGTAAAGATGTACGATTACTTATTCCTACTACTTTTATGAATTTAAGTGGTAAGTCAGTCGGTGCCCTAGCGAACTTTTTTCGGATTTTACCTGAAGAAATATTAGTGGCACACGACGAACTGGACATGGAACCGGGCGTTGCTAAGTTTAAGCTTGGTGGCGGTCACGGTGGTCATAACGGATTAAAAGATATTATTGCTAAGCTGGCTAATGAAAAAGGCTTTCACCGATTACGTATTGGTATTGGTCATCCTGGAGATAAAAATCGCGTCAGTGGTTATGTCTTGGGTAAAGCGCCGGCAAGCGATCAAGAAAAAATGGATGCAGCGATAGATGAAGCGGTGCGATCCACTGAAATACTACTTAAAGAAGACATGGCGAAAGCGATGAACAGATTACACACATTTAAAGCGGAATAG
- the ychF gene encoding redox-regulated ATPase YchF — MGFKCGIVGLPNVGKSTLFNALTEAGIEAANFPFCTIEPNTGVVPVPDARLEALAAIVNPERILPTTMEFVDIAGLVAGASKGEGLGNKFLANIRETDAIGHVVRCFEDENIVHVANKIDPAGDIEVINTELALADLDSVERAIFRQQKRAKGGDQDAKFEVEILEKMRPILDQGQMLRSMDLTKEEVAAIAYLNFLTLKPTMYIANVAEDGFENNPHLDVVKAIAATENAVVVPVCAAIESELAEMDAEERTEFMADLGLEESGLDRVIRGGYELLDLQTYFTAGVKEVRAWTVPVGASAPQAAGVIHTDFERGFIRAQVMAYDDFIEFKGEAGAKDAGKLRVEGKTYIVKDGDVMHFLFNV; from the coding sequence ATGGGTTTTAAATGCGGCATTGTTGGTTTGCCAAACGTTGGTAAGTCAACACTATTTAATGCGTTAACTGAAGCAGGCATTGAAGCTGCTAACTTCCCGTTTTGTACTATTGAGCCAAATACGGGTGTAGTGCCAGTACCTGATGCTCGTCTAGAAGCATTAGCAGCGATTGTTAATCCTGAACGCATTTTACCAACGACAATGGAATTTGTTGATATTGCAGGTCTAGTAGCCGGTGCATCTAAAGGTGAAGGCTTAGGTAATAAATTCTTAGCTAACATTCGTGAAACTGATGCGATTGGTCATGTTGTACGTTGCTTTGAAGATGAAAACATTGTTCACGTTGCTAACAAGATTGACCCAGCTGGCGATATCGAAGTGATTAACACTGAGCTTGCTTTAGCGGATTTAGATAGCGTAGAACGTGCTATCTTCCGTCAGCAAAAGCGCGCTAAAGGCGGCGATCAAGATGCTAAGTTTGAAGTTGAAATACTCGAAAAAATGCGTCCAATCTTAGATCAAGGCCAAATGTTACGTTCAATGGATTTAACCAAAGAAGAAGTAGCAGCCATTGCTTACTTAAACTTCTTAACGTTAAAGCCAACTATGTACATTGCTAACGTAGCAGAAGATGGCTTTGAAAATAATCCACATCTTGATGTTGTTAAAGCGATTGCTGCGACAGAAAATGCGGTTGTTGTGCCAGTTTGTGCTGCTATTGAGTCAGAGCTTGCTGAAATGGACGCTGAAGAGCGTACAGAGTTTATGGCTGACCTTGGTCTTGAAGAGTCTGGCCTTGATCGCGTTATCCGTGGTGGTTATGAGTTACTCGACTTACAAACTTACTTTACTGCTGGTGTTAAAGAAGTAAGAGCATGGACTGTGCCTGTTGGTGCTAGTGCGCCACAAGCTGCTGGTGTTATCCATACTGACTTTGAACGCGGGTTTATTCGTGCTCAAGTTATGGCTTATGACGACTTTATCGAGTTTAAAGGTGAAGCTGGCGCTAAAGATGCAGGTAAATTACGTGTAGAAGGTAAAACTTATATCGTTAAAGATGGCGATGTAATGCATTTCTTGTTCAACGTATAA
- a CDS encoding ribose-phosphate pyrophosphokinase produces the protein MPDIKLFAGNATPKLAKKIADRLFCKLGDAVVGRFSDGEISVQINENVRGADVFIIQSTCAPTNDNLMELIVMVDALRRASAGRITAVIPYFGYARQDRRVRSARVPITAKVVADFLSSVGVDRVLTCDLHAEQIQGFFDVPVDNVFGSPVLLEDMLAKKLDNPVVVSPDIGGVVRARAVAKLLDDSDLAIIDKRRPQANVAQVMHIIGDVQGRDCIIVDDMIDTGGTLCKAAEALKEHGANRVFAYATHPVFSGNAAQNIAESVIDEVIVTDTVPLSDEIAKLDKVTQLTMSAVLAEAIRRVSNEESISAMFRH, from the coding sequence GTGCCCGATATCAAGCTCTTTGCTGGTAACGCTACCCCTAAACTAGCCAAAAAAATAGCCGACCGTTTATTTTGCAAACTTGGCGATGCAGTAGTAGGCCGTTTCAGCGACGGTGAAATCAGTGTTCAAATTAATGAGAACGTACGTGGTGCTGATGTATTCATCATCCAATCGACTTGTGCACCGACAAACGACAACCTAATGGAACTTATCGTTATGGTTGATGCTCTTCGTCGTGCATCTGCTGGCCGTATTACCGCTGTAATTCCTTACTTTGGTTATGCTCGTCAAGATCGTCGTGTAAGAAGTGCTCGTGTTCCAATCACTGCTAAAGTCGTAGCTGACTTCTTATCAAGTGTTGGTGTTGATCGCGTATTAACATGTGATCTTCATGCAGAGCAAATTCAAGGTTTCTTTGATGTGCCTGTTGATAACGTATTCGGTAGCCCAGTGTTACTAGAAGACATGTTAGCGAAGAAATTAGATAACCCTGTTGTCGTTTCTCCTGACATCGGTGGCGTTGTACGTGCTCGTGCTGTTGCCAAGTTACTTGATGATTCTGATTTAGCAATTATTGATAAACGTCGCCCACAAGCGAACGTTGCTCAAGTAATGCATATCATTGGTGATGTTCAAGGTCGCGATTGTATTATCGTTGATGACATGATCGATACTGGCGGTACTTTGTGTAAAGCGGCTGAAGCATTAAAAGAACATGGTGCAAACCGTGTATTTGCTTATGCAACCCACCCAGTATTTTCAGGTAATGCAGCGCAAAATATCGCTGAGTCAGTCATCGATGAAGTTATCGTTACTGATACAGTGCCATTGAGCGATGAAATTGCCAAACTTGATAAAGTGACTCAGCTAACAATGTCAGCTGTACTTGCTGAAGCGATTCGTCGCGTAAGCAACGAAGAGTCAATTTCTGCGATGTTCCGTCACTAA
- the ispE gene encoding 4-(cytidine 5'-diphospho)-2-C-methyl-D-erythritol kinase encodes MNTAISSNWPAPAKLNLFLHITGQRADGYHELQTLFQFIDHCDYLDFQPTNNKQISLHSELSKVVAEKDNLILKAAKSLQEYSDYQGGAEIWLRKNLPMGGGLGGGSSDAATTLVALNKLWKLNLSADKLAQIGLQLGADVPVFINGFAAFAEGVGEQLINVKPAELYYLVIVPKVHVSTQAIFQDPNLPRNTPKLDINSLMQQNWSNDCQKLVTLKHPQVANALGWLVEYAPSRMTGTGACVFGEFKQQQTALDALAQLPSTMNGFVAKGLNQSPLMTRLSQN; translated from the coding sequence GTGAATACAGCAATTTCAAGCAATTGGCCTGCCCCAGCAAAGCTCAATTTATTTCTGCATATTACTGGTCAGCGCGCTGATGGCTATCATGAGCTGCAAACTCTTTTTCAGTTTATTGACCATTGTGACTACTTAGATTTTCAACCAACCAATAATAAACAGATAAGCTTACATTCTGAATTATCGAAAGTTGTCGCAGAAAAAGATAACTTAATTCTAAAGGCCGCAAAATCTTTACAAGAATATTCCGATTATCAAGGTGGCGCAGAGATTTGGTTGCGTAAAAACCTGCCGATGGGAGGGGGTTTAGGTGGCGGTTCATCCGATGCAGCAACGACATTAGTAGCCTTAAATAAGCTGTGGAAATTGAATTTATCCGCCGATAAACTTGCCCAAATCGGCTTACAACTTGGCGCCGATGTCCCTGTTTTCATTAATGGTTTTGCTGCATTTGCCGAAGGTGTTGGTGAGCAACTCATTAACGTCAAGCCAGCCGAATTATACTACTTGGTGATAGTGCCTAAAGTGCATGTATCAACCCAAGCCATATTCCAAGATCCTAATTTACCGCGTAATACCCCTAAACTGGATATTAATAGTTTAATGCAGCAAAATTGGTCAAATGATTGCCAAAAACTTGTCACACTTAAGCACCCTCAAGTTGCCAATGCATTGGGCTGGCTGGTAGAATATGCGCCGTCAAGAATGACCGGAACAGGCGCATGCGTCTTCGGTGAGTTCAAGCAGCAACAAACAGCCCTGGACGCCTTGGCTCAACTGCCAAGCACCATGAATGGTTTTGTTGCTAAAGGCTTAAATCAGTCACCTTTGATGACAAGATTGAGTCAAAATTAA
- the lolB gene encoding lipoprotein insertase outer membrane protein LolB has protein sequence MRNLTHHLKHLLLLSCLFLTACSISPPHTLTEVDVKNPHQAQAWELQGKLAFRSDSDKFSTNLFWLHDQIGQHDRNELKLTTMIGTTVLSLKSENGLASIDVQDKTYTDSNPERLIQRVSGMTIPINKLPLWITGQVTEEDQVIEYNEDGSIKYFISAENGENWHVKFASYQTQSGARLPRLLQINRADVQIKIQINQWQALAAQAPETNMALDSEPREVTN, from the coding sequence TTGCGAAATTTAACCCATCACCTAAAACACTTACTGCTTTTGAGCTGTTTATTTTTAACAGCGTGCTCTATCAGTCCACCCCATACATTAACCGAAGTTGATGTCAAAAACCCCCACCAAGCACAAGCTTGGGAATTACAAGGTAAACTCGCCTTTCGCTCTGATAGCGACAAATTTAGTACCAACTTATTCTGGCTTCACGATCAAATAGGTCAGCATGATAGAAATGAATTAAAACTGACTACCATGATTGGCACGACAGTGCTGTCTCTCAAGTCTGAAAATGGTCTCGCCAGTATCGATGTGCAAGATAAGACTTATACAGATAGCAATCCAGAACGACTAATTCAGCGCGTTAGCGGCATGACGATCCCTATCAATAAGTTGCCTCTTTGGATTACCGGTCAAGTCACCGAAGAAGATCAAGTAATAGAATATAATGAAGACGGCAGTATTAAATATTTCATCAGTGCTGAAAATGGTGAAAATTGGCACGTCAAATTTGCCAGCTACCAAACACAAAGTGGTGCTCGGTTACCACGACTATTGCAAATCAATCGCGCTGATGTGCAAATCAAAATTCAGATAAACCAGTGGCAAGCACTCGCCGCACAAGCGCCTGAAACTAATATGGCTTTAGATAGTGAACCACGTGAAGTGACTAATTAG